One window of Streptomyces sp. NBC_00273 genomic DNA carries:
- a CDS encoding rodlin: MLKKFMATAAATAAVLGAGAAVASPAMAIGNDNGVNTVNGNGSAQIYGNQETHGKMSPQLGAIQGSLNKLCVGLPAKVNAQSLLAVLANVGVQDVNVLASPQNQQCTENSTQAKGDEALSHIASNIPILSGNLSAGS, encoded by the coding sequence ATGCTCAAGAAGTTCATGGCCACCGCAGCCGCCACCGCCGCCGTGCTCGGCGCGGGTGCCGCAGTCGCCTCCCCGGCGATGGCGATCGGCAACGACAACGGCGTGAACACCGTCAACGGCAACGGTTCCGCCCAGATCTACGGCAACCAGGAGACCCACGGCAAGATGAGCCCGCAGCTCGGCGCCATCCAGGGCTCGCTCAACAAGCTCTGCGTCGGCCTGCCGGCCAAGGTCAACGCCCAGTCCCTGCTCGCGGTCCTCGCCAACGTCGGCGTCCAGGACGTCAACGTCCTCGCCAGCCCGCAGAACCAGCAGTGCACCGAGAACTCCACCCAGGCCAAGGGTGACGAGGCCCTCTCGCACATCGCCAGCAACATCCCGATCCTCTCCGGCAACCTCTCCGCGGGCAGCTGA
- a CDS encoding glycoside hydrolase family 19 protein codes for MIRALRLRALALAAASALTAGLALALPSSPAVAATPCAGAWASSAVYTGGMSASYGGHNWQAKWWTQGETPGTTGQWGVWSDQGACGGGGQDPDPGNPTGFVVSEAQFNQMFPNRNPFYTYNGLVSALSAYPGFAKTGDDTTKRREAAAFLANVSHETGGLVYIVEQNTANYPHYCDASQPYGCPAGQAAYYGRGPIQLSWNFNYKAAGDALGINLLANPYLVEQDPAVAMKTALWYWNTQNGPGTMTAHAAMVNGAGFGETIRSINGALECNGGNPAQVQSRISKYQSFTQLLGVTPGNNLGC; via the coding sequence GTGATACGTGCGCTTCGCCTCCGCGCCCTCGCACTCGCCGCCGCCTCGGCCCTCACGGCCGGCCTCGCCCTCGCCCTCCCCTCCTCCCCCGCCGTCGCCGCGACCCCCTGCGCCGGCGCCTGGGCCTCCTCCGCCGTCTACACGGGCGGCATGAGCGCCTCGTACGGCGGCCACAACTGGCAGGCGAAGTGGTGGACCCAGGGCGAGACGCCCGGCACCACCGGTCAGTGGGGCGTCTGGTCGGACCAGGGCGCCTGCGGGGGCGGGGGCCAGGACCCGGATCCGGGCAACCCCACCGGATTCGTGGTCTCCGAGGCCCAGTTCAACCAGATGTTCCCGAACCGGAATCCCTTCTACACCTACAACGGCCTGGTCTCGGCGCTCTCCGCCTACCCCGGGTTCGCCAAGACCGGCGACGACACCACCAAGCGGCGCGAGGCCGCGGCCTTCCTCGCGAACGTCTCCCACGAGACGGGCGGACTCGTGTACATCGTGGAGCAGAACACCGCCAACTACCCGCACTACTGCGACGCGAGCCAGCCGTACGGCTGTCCCGCCGGACAGGCCGCCTACTACGGCCGCGGGCCCATCCAGCTCAGCTGGAACTTCAACTACAAGGCCGCCGGTGACGCGCTCGGCATCAACCTGCTCGCCAATCCGTACCTCGTGGAGCAGGATCCGGCCGTCGCCATGAAGACGGCGCTCTGGTACTGGAACACCCAGAACGGCCCGGGCACCATGACCGCCCACGCCGCCATGGTGAACGGCGCGGGCTTCGGGGAGACCATCCGCTCGATCAACGGCGCCCTGGAGTGCAACGGCGGCAACCCCGCCCAGGTCCAGAGCCGCATCTCGAAGTACCAGAGCTTCACGCAGCTGCTCGGGGTGACCCCCGGGAACAACCTCGGCTGCTGA
- a CDS encoding DNA gyrase subunit B has product MSDEAITYDTSHIQVLEGAEAVRKRPGMYIGSTGERGLHQMVFVVADRAVNEALTGRAGSVGVTLMADGAVRVTDDGPGIPFGAAEDTDGRGLEALLTDLSAGAGPGDRGTVTTALVGLEPAVTNALSSRLTAEVRREGVRRVQEYACGVAVAPPTAAGPATGSGTTLTFRPDTTLFETTECSFAVLAEHFRELAFLNRGLDVSLTDERPPGGPQTARFRFLGGVRDFVVSLRARAGAHVHTDVIGFEREDPRMAGTMEVALGWCGSRAERVRSFANSMATPYGGTHEAGLREGAAAALDAYARARGLLTAAEPGLGADRIGRGLTAVVSVKLDHPEFVGATRGELGNSPVRACVAEAVREHLGAWLEQNPGQAVAVVTEILRADALD; this is encoded by the coding sequence ATGAGTGACGAAGCGATCACGTACGACACCAGCCACATCCAGGTGCTGGAGGGTGCCGAAGCCGTGCGCAAGCGGCCCGGGATGTACATCGGCTCGACCGGCGAACGCGGCCTGCACCAGATGGTCTTCGTGGTCGCCGACCGGGCGGTGAACGAGGCCCTGACCGGCCGTGCCGGATCCGTCGGCGTGACCCTGATGGCCGACGGCGCCGTACGGGTCACCGACGACGGTCCGGGCATCCCCTTCGGGGCCGCCGAGGACACCGACGGCCGCGGTCTCGAAGCCCTGTTGACCGACCTGTCGGCCGGGGCGGGGCCCGGTGACCGCGGCACCGTGACCACGGCCCTCGTCGGCTTGGAGCCCGCGGTCACCAACGCCCTGTCCAGCCGGCTGACGGCCGAGGTGCGGCGCGAGGGGGTCCGCCGGGTCCAGGAGTACGCGTGCGGCGTCGCCGTGGCGCCGCCCACCGCCGCGGGTCCGGCAACGGGAAGCGGGACCACCCTCACCTTCCGGCCCGACACCACCCTCTTCGAGACGACGGAGTGCTCGTTCGCCGTGCTGGCGGAGCACTTCAGGGAGCTGGCCTTCCTCAACCGGGGCCTGGACGTATCGCTGACCGACGAACGCCCTCCGGGCGGCCCCCAGACCGCGCGGTTCCGGTTCCTGGGCGGGGTGCGGGACTTCGTCGTGTCCCTCCGGGCGCGGGCGGGGGCGCACGTGCACACGGACGTCATCGGCTTCGAGCGGGAGGACCCGCGGATGGCGGGGACGATGGAGGTGGCCCTGGGGTGGTGCGGCTCCCGCGCGGAGCGGGTCCGCAGCTTCGCCAACAGCATGGCCACCCCCTACGGCGGCACCCATGAGGCGGGCCTGCGCGAGGGGGCGGCCGCCGCGCTCGACGCGTACGCGCGGGCGCGGGGGCTGCTGACGGCGGCGGAGCCCGGCCTCGGCGCCGACCGCATCGGCCGGGGCCTGACGGCGGTCGTGTCGGTCAAGCTGGACCATCCCGAGTTCGTCGGCGCCACACGCGGAGAGCTGGGCAACAGCCCCGTACGCGCCTGTGTCGCGGAGGCCGTCCGGGAGCACCTCGGCGCCTGGCTGGAGCAGAACCCGGGGCAGGCGGTGGCCGTCGTCACCGAGATCCTCCGGGCCGACGCCCTCGACTGA
- a CDS encoding DUF1838 family protein gives MTSELTPAELLDAFARTRASLDGAEVTCWWTGDVHSWAPGEPYRRLFGFEGLNVARLVADEELGGYQLLSREAAFYLDPGTREILETWQDKQVVHVWNDPANQKWRPFPIPLTDLGDQVCFSLEIPLAYPSPLPVAQYPAHSADDTYRALELFQFFAPAATLTTDAVSVPATMSWTRMSPWLPWMEQGQRPGGLTFHCRGRKLDAYAQVPERTRAYIAEHHPEFAHAPEKWSEPNETSWTYFRRLSPPR, from the coding sequence ATGACATCAGAGCTGACACCCGCCGAGCTCCTGGACGCATTCGCCCGCACCCGCGCCTCGCTCGACGGCGCCGAGGTCACCTGCTGGTGGACCGGAGACGTCCACTCCTGGGCCCCCGGCGAGCCCTACCGGCGTCTCTTCGGCTTCGAAGGGCTCAACGTCGCGCGCCTCGTGGCGGACGAGGAGCTCGGCGGCTACCAACTCCTGTCCAGGGAGGCCGCGTTCTACCTCGACCCCGGGACCCGGGAGATCCTGGAGACCTGGCAGGACAAGCAGGTGGTCCACGTCTGGAACGATCCGGCGAACCAGAAGTGGCGGCCCTTCCCGATCCCCCTGACGGACCTGGGCGACCAGGTCTGCTTCAGCCTGGAGATCCCGCTGGCCTACCCCTCGCCCCTGCCGGTCGCGCAGTACCCGGCCCACTCCGCCGACGACACCTACCGCGCCCTGGAGCTGTTCCAGTTCTTCGCACCCGCGGCCACCCTGACCACCGACGCGGTGAGCGTCCCCGCCACGATGTCCTGGACCCGGATGTCCCCGTGGCTGCCCTGGATGGAACAGGGGCAGCGCCCCGGCGGCCTCACCTTCCACTGCCGCGGCCGCAAGCTGGACGCGTACGCGCAGGTCCCGGAGCGCACCCGCGCGTACATCGCCGAGCACCACCCCGAATTCGCCCACGCGCCGGAGAAGTGGAGCGAGCCGAACGAGACCAGCTGGACGTACTTCCGCAGGCTCTCCCCGCCGCGGTAG
- a CDS encoding S8 family peptidase, which produces MSVTLLAGSATASVALAAETPAAAPAATVAPTAPVENLIVGYKSSATEASSNTAAADDATAKGKKAGNKKAKFDRRLGTGAALVNLGGATAPADAADVMAQFRADPDVAYVEPDTRAYAQAVTPNDTEYAKQWDLFESTAGMNVPGAWDKTTGSGVTVAVIDTGYVAHSDVAPNIVAGYDFISTSSEARDGNGRDNNPADEGDWNATDGECGVGSKASTSSWHGTHVAGTIAAATNNSKGVAGIAYGAKIQPVRVLGKCGGATSDIVDAITWASGGSVAGVPANATPAKVINMSLGGPGACGTSYQNAINAAVARGTTVVVAAGNSNANASGYSPASCNNVINVASTNRAGDRSYYSNYGTIIDIAAPGGETRRATDTPGTVTTPENAILSTLNAGTTTPGAEIYKPYQGTSMAAPHIAGLAALLKSANTSLTPAQIESAIKTNARPLAGTCTGGCGAGLADAAATVAAVTSTPPTSGRENTTDYAIADNATVESPITVTGVTGNAPAALKVGVNIVHSYIGDLKVDLIAPDGSVYNLHNRSGGSTANINQVYTVNASSEVANGTWKLRVNDNAGGDTGKIDSWNLTF; this is translated from the coding sequence ATGTCCGTCACCCTGCTCGCCGGCTCCGCGACCGCCTCCGTGGCCCTGGCCGCCGAGACCCCCGCAGCGGCCCCCGCCGCCACGGTCGCCCCCACCGCGCCCGTCGAGAACCTCATCGTCGGGTACAAGTCCTCGGCCACCGAGGCCAGCTCGAACACCGCGGCGGCCGACGACGCCACCGCCAAGGGCAAGAAGGCCGGCAACAAGAAGGCGAAGTTCGACCGTCGCCTGGGCACCGGAGCCGCCCTCGTCAACCTGGGTGGTGCGACCGCCCCGGCCGACGCAGCGGACGTGATGGCCCAGTTCCGCGCCGACCCGGACGTCGCCTACGTCGAGCCGGACACCCGCGCCTACGCCCAGGCCGTCACCCCGAACGACACCGAGTACGCCAAGCAGTGGGACCTCTTCGAGTCCACCGCCGGCATGAACGTCCCCGGTGCCTGGGACAAGACCACGGGCTCCGGCGTCACCGTCGCCGTGATCGACACCGGCTACGTCGCCCACTCGGACGTCGCGCCGAACATCGTCGCCGGCTACGACTTCATCTCGACCTCCTCCGAGGCCCGCGACGGCAACGGCCGCGACAACAACCCGGCCGACGAGGGCGACTGGAACGCCACCGACGGCGAGTGCGGCGTCGGCTCCAAGGCCAGCACCTCCTCGTGGCACGGCACCCACGTCGCGGGCACCATCGCCGCGGCCACCAACAACTCCAAGGGTGTCGCCGGCATCGCCTACGGCGCGAAGATCCAGCCCGTCCGCGTGCTCGGCAAGTGCGGCGGCGCCACCTCGGACATCGTCGACGCCATCACCTGGGCGTCCGGCGGCTCCGTCGCCGGCGTCCCGGCCAACGCCACCCCCGCCAAGGTCATCAACATGAGCCTCGGCGGCCCGGGTGCCTGCGGCACGAGCTACCAGAACGCCATCAACGCCGCCGTCGCCCGCGGTACGACCGTCGTGGTCGCCGCCGGCAACAGCAACGCCAACGCGTCCGGCTACTCGCCCGCCAGCTGCAACAACGTGATCAACGTGGCGTCGACCAACCGCGCCGGCGACCGCTCGTACTACTCGAACTACGGCACGATCATCGACATCGCCGCCCCGGGCGGTGAGACCCGCCGCGCCACCGACACGCCCGGCACCGTCACCACCCCCGAGAACGCGATCCTCTCCACCCTGAACGCCGGCACCACCACCCCCGGTGCCGAGATCTACAAGCCCTACCAGGGCACCAGCATGGCCGCCCCGCACATCGCGGGCCTGGCCGCCCTGCTGAAGTCGGCGAACACCTCGCTGACCCCGGCCCAGATCGAGTCGGCGATCAAGACCAACGCCCGCCCGCTGGCCGGTACCTGCACCGGTGGCTGCGGCGCCGGCCTCGCCGACGCGGCCGCGACCGTCGCCGCCGTGACCTCGACCCCGCCCACTTCGGGCCGCGAGAACACCACGGACTACGCCATCGCGGACAACGCCACGGTGGAGAGCCCGATCACCGTCACCGGCGTGACCGGCAACGCCCCGGCGGCCCTCAAGGTGGGCGTGAACATCGTCCACAGCTACATCGGTGACCTCAAGGTCGACCTGATCGCCCCGGACGGCAGCGTCTACAACCTGCACAACCGCTCCGGCGGCAGCACGGCCAACATCAACCAGGTCTACACCGTGAACGCCTCCTCCGAGGTCGCGAACGGCACCTGGAAGCTGCGGGTCAACGACAACGCCGGCGGCGACACCGGCAAGATCGACTCCTGGAACCTGACCTTCTGA
- a CDS encoding DUF5302 domain-containing protein encodes MADETDTPQDESPADAAKRKFREALERNAANAQSQQAHQSRAKVQGASSGPGGKNKKVRRKTG; translated from the coding sequence ATGGCTGACGAAACCGACACCCCGCAGGACGAGTCCCCGGCCGACGCGGCCAAGCGCAAGTTCCGGGAGGCCCTGGAGCGCAACGCCGCGAACGCCCAGTCCCAGCAGGCCCACCAGAGCCGGGCGAAGGTCCAGGGTGCCAGCAGCGGCCCCGGCGGCAAGAACAAGAAGGTCCGCCGCAAGACCGGCTGA
- a CDS encoding GNAT family N-acetyltransferase — MITSVTLEAAATPTAAALVLRPWCVEDVAALVEASPDPGLAGEGDGLSWVRAQERGWATGVRFGFAVLEEGRGAAPARLVGNVVLKEVASGKASAEVGYWTAAKARGRGVAPRALEALTAWSLEAFRADGLERLELLHQVDNPASCRVAAKCGYAYDRTLASAPPAFPLDGHLHVRRAAA; from the coding sequence ATGATCACTTCCGTCACGCTCGAGGCCGCCGCCACACCGACCGCTGCCGCTCTCGTCCTTCGGCCCTGGTGCGTGGAGGACGTCGCCGCACTGGTCGAGGCCTCCCCGGATCCCGGGCTGGCGGGCGAGGGCGACGGACTGAGCTGGGTACGGGCCCAGGAGCGGGGCTGGGCGACGGGGGTCCGGTTCGGATTCGCCGTCCTGGAGGAGGGCCGGGGCGCGGCGCCGGCGCGGTTGGTGGGCAACGTCGTCCTCAAGGAGGTCGCGTCCGGCAAGGCCTCCGCCGAGGTCGGCTACTGGACGGCGGCCAAGGCGCGGGGCCGGGGCGTGGCTCCGCGGGCCTTGGAAGCCCTCACCGCCTGGTCCCTGGAGGCCTTCCGGGCCGACGGCCTGGAGCGCCTCGAACTGCTCCACCAGGTGGACAACCCCGCATCCTGTCGCGTCGCGGCCAAGTGCGGCTACGCCTACGACAGGACGCTGGCGTCCGCGCCCCCCGCCTTCCCCCTCGACGGCCATCTGCACGTGCGTCGCGCAGCTGCCTGA
- a CDS encoding helix-turn-helix transcriptional regulator — protein sequence MVAATGHADTSVGHGELIRAVDRALTAHGRALLTGPAGAGKTEVVRAVAAAAESRRETVLCLAPEAADQWIPEASAAALLASVPGGALEQLSGPQRTAIALLRREADAPRAGRDHIALRLAVVEVLRTLADRDPVLLVLDNAQWLDAESTDLLRFALRLTPPRVRVLVAECVQGGVPVGEPLCGPGVPAIRVPPLGADEVAELLVRHGLPARLAGRIHQASGGNPRLALALGHSLAEAAEARDSSAHHADPLAVSGQAREVARRLLAGAPAQARRTLLLAALATRPTISLLRRAGRPDAEAELAEAERAALVRVGEDGSVEFTAGALPTALAADAGWPERAAGHAALAAAVDDPVQAVRHRALAVDTPDQWLAEEITEAAAACRRRGQRALAAELGLLAAERTPSSLAGAELARLVTAAEDAGWSGRADLARRATGAVLARDASPADRVRARLAVIDAAGQALGALDETIAYAMDEAAGDPSLQAAVQLRIAWKHNLSDGDPVRSRDAAARAGALAALGGDQVAEAMALTVRARMGRILGDPGAEAILAEALALPAPEVPLGMRNAPQYLAVRHALFDDGLDDARRQLMVLLPAVQRTGSAEDVFEVLRSLTEVELRSGRCEAASAHARRALELTIDAGLSPGPAWYVAAMAEAMGGSFARAAGYARRGIQASQEEQDQVFLSRSLHALGLVELATGEAAKAVATLRRVAELEAAQQVVDPSILRWHGELAEALIAADAPEEAARLLASVRTVAVGLGRTGVVAALDRARGLCLSAQGDADGAVHLLETTAQRFDALRLPLERGRTLLALARVERRRRRRAPARAALRAAAEVFDRAGASPWTELAREPAPGDGAGARVPAAATLTEAETRLALLVSQGASNQEAAAKLFLSVKTVEARLTRIYQKLDVRSRAQLATALRTR from the coding sequence GTGGTGGCGGCGACGGGGCACGCTGACACAAGTGTCGGACACGGAGAACTGATCAGGGCGGTCGACCGCGCGCTGACCGCGCACGGCCGGGCGCTCCTGACCGGACCCGCCGGCGCGGGCAAGACCGAGGTCGTGCGCGCCGTCGCGGCCGCGGCCGAATCGCGCCGCGAGACCGTGCTGTGCCTCGCCCCCGAGGCCGCCGACCAATGGATACCCGAGGCGTCCGCCGCCGCCCTCCTCGCCTCCGTGCCCGGCGGCGCCCTGGAACAGCTCTCCGGCCCCCAGCGCACCGCCATCGCCCTCCTGCGCCGCGAGGCCGACGCCCCCCGGGCCGGCCGCGACCACATCGCCCTGCGCCTCGCCGTGGTCGAAGTGCTGCGTACCCTCGCCGATCGCGACCCCGTCCTGCTCGTCCTCGACAACGCCCAGTGGCTGGACGCCGAGAGCACCGACCTGCTCCGCTTCGCCCTGCGCCTCACCCCGCCCCGCGTCCGGGTCCTGGTCGCCGAATGCGTCCAGGGCGGGGTCCCGGTGGGCGAACCCCTCTGCGGCCCCGGCGTCCCCGCCATCCGGGTACCCCCGCTGGGCGCCGACGAGGTCGCCGAACTCCTCGTCCGCCACGGCCTCCCGGCCCGCCTCGCCGGCCGGATCCACCAGGCCAGCGGCGGCAACCCGCGCCTCGCCCTCGCCCTCGGCCACTCCCTCGCCGAAGCCGCCGAGGCCCGCGACAGCAGCGCCCACCACGCCGACCCCCTGGCCGTCTCCGGACAGGCCCGCGAGGTGGCCCGCCGGCTCCTCGCCGGGGCCCCCGCCCAGGCCCGGCGCACCCTGCTGCTCGCCGCCCTCGCCACCCGCCCCACCATCTCCCTGCTGCGCCGCGCCGGCCGCCCCGACGCCGAGGCCGAGCTGGCCGAGGCGGAACGGGCCGCGCTGGTCAGAGTGGGCGAGGACGGCTCCGTGGAGTTCACCGCCGGCGCCCTGCCCACCGCGCTCGCCGCCGACGCCGGCTGGCCCGAACGCGCCGCCGGACACGCGGCCCTGGCCGCCGCCGTCGACGATCCCGTCCAGGCCGTGCGCCACCGCGCGCTGGCCGTGGACACCCCCGACCAGTGGCTCGCCGAGGAGATCACCGAGGCCGCCGCGGCATGCCGTCGCCGGGGCCAGCGCGCCCTCGCCGCCGAACTGGGCCTGCTCGCCGCCGAACGCACGCCGTCCTCGTTGGCCGGCGCGGAACTGGCCCGCCTGGTCACGGCCGCCGAGGACGCCGGCTGGTCCGGCCGCGCCGACCTCGCCCGCCGCGCCACCGGAGCCGTCCTGGCCCGCGACGCCTCGCCCGCCGACCGGGTACGGGCCCGGCTCGCCGTGATCGACGCCGCCGGCCAGGCCCTGGGCGCCCTCGACGAGACCATCGCGTACGCCATGGACGAGGCCGCCGGGGACCCCTCGCTCCAGGCCGCCGTCCAGCTGCGGATCGCCTGGAAGCACAACCTCAGCGACGGCGATCCGGTCCGCTCCCGCGACGCCGCGGCCCGCGCCGGAGCGCTCGCCGCACTCGGCGGCGACCAGGTCGCCGAGGCGATGGCCCTGACCGTACGCGCCCGCATGGGCCGCATCCTCGGCGACCCGGGAGCCGAGGCGATCCTCGCCGAGGCCCTCGCCCTGCCCGCCCCCGAGGTGCCGCTCGGCATGCGCAACGCGCCCCAGTACCTCGCCGTCCGGCACGCCCTCTTCGACGACGGCCTCGACGACGCCCGCCGCCAACTGATGGTCCTGCTGCCCGCGGTCCAGCGCACCGGCTCCGCCGAGGACGTCTTCGAGGTCCTGCGCAGCCTGACCGAGGTCGAACTGCGCAGCGGCCGGTGCGAGGCCGCGTCCGCCCACGCCCGCCGGGCCCTCGAGCTCACGATCGACGCGGGCCTCTCGCCCGGCCCCGCCTGGTACGTCGCCGCGATGGCCGAGGCCATGGGCGGCAGCTTCGCCCGGGCCGCCGGCTACGCCCGGCGCGGCATCCAGGCCTCGCAGGAGGAACAGGACCAGGTCTTCCTCTCCCGCAGCCTGCACGCGCTCGGCCTCGTCGAACTCGCCACGGGAGAGGCGGCGAAGGCCGTCGCCACCCTGCGCCGCGTCGCCGAACTGGAGGCCGCCCAGCAGGTGGTGGACCCCTCGATCCTGCGCTGGCACGGGGAGCTCGCCGAAGCCCTGATCGCCGCAGACGCACCCGAGGAGGCCGCCCGACTGCTGGCCTCCGTCCGCACGGTCGCCGTCGGCCTCGGCCGGACCGGGGTGGTCGCGGCCCTCGACCGGGCCCGCGGCCTGTGCCTGTCCGCCCAGGGCGACGCCGACGGGGCCGTCCACCTGCTGGAGACCACCGCCCAGCGCTTCGACGCCCTGCGGCTGCCGCTGGAACGCGGCCGCACGCTGCTCGCCCTCGCCCGGGTGGAGCGCCGCCGACGCCGGCGCGCACCGGCCCGCGCGGCGCTCCGGGCCGCGGCCGAGGTCTTCGACCGGGCCGGGGCCTCCCCCTGGACGGAACTCGCCAGGGAACCGGCCCCGGGCGACGGCGCCGGAGCGCGGGTACCGGCGGCCGCGACCCTGACCGAGGCCGAGACCCGGCTCGCGCTGCTGGTCAGCCAGGGCGCCAGCAACCAGGAGGCCGCGGCGAAGCTGTTCCTCAGCGTCAAGACGGTGGAGGCCCGGCTGACCCGCATCTACCAGAAGCTCGACGTGCGCTCACGGGCCCAGCTGGCCACCGCGCTGCGCACGCGGTGA
- a CDS encoding phosphotransferase family protein, producing the protein MSEGEGAEGMDAELAGEGWGATRSWVEKGLPATERIEQAVRLRGGWTSQMRRLDLGGPDGRRSLVLRSFVKPFYARHAEGLLTREAAILRLLGDTDVPAATLVAVDATAQHCDHPSLLMSLLPGTVRLDDRNADARAELLARQLVRIHQLPIAAHQRPRTYQAWASPERVSPPADTRRPELWQRAVDVIRRDPPDHRGRFLHRDFHPGNVLFTGTDEDLRISGVVDWVETSWGPADLDVAHCSTALALLHGVPAGMGFADRYVAAGGTLTEDRTAHLYWRLLDALGFAPDAEKVGGPWRELGRVDLTAPVLTQRLEGYLHALFERYA; encoded by the coding sequence AGAAGGGGTTGCCCGCGACAGAACGCATCGAGCAGGCGGTCCGCCTGCGCGGCGGCTGGACCTCGCAGATGCGGCGCCTGGACCTCGGCGGCCCGGACGGACGGCGCTCGCTCGTCCTGCGGTCCTTCGTCAAGCCGTTCTACGCCCGGCACGCGGAGGGCCTGCTGACCCGTGAAGCGGCGATCCTGCGCCTGCTCGGTGACACGGACGTGCCCGCGGCCACGTTGGTGGCGGTGGATGCGACGGCGCAGCACTGCGACCACCCCTCCCTCCTGATGTCCCTGCTGCCGGGAACCGTGCGCCTGGACGATCGCAACGCCGACGCCCGCGCCGAACTGTTGGCCCGCCAACTGGTGCGCATCCATCAGCTGCCGATCGCCGCCCACCAGCGGCCCCGTACCTATCAGGCCTGGGCCTCTCCCGAGCGGGTGAGCCCGCCCGCGGACACCCGGCGGCCCGAGCTCTGGCAGCGTGCGGTCGACGTCATCCGCCGGGATCCGCCGGACCATCGAGGTCGCTTTCTGCACCGGGACTTCCATCCCGGGAACGTCCTCTTCACCGGCACGGACGAGGACCTTCGGATCAGCGGCGTCGTCGACTGGGTGGAGACCTCCTGGGGGCCCGCCGACCTGGACGTGGCGCACTGCTCGACGGCCCTCGCCCTGCTGCACGGGGTTCCCGCGGGGATGGGCTTCGCGGACCGCTATGTCGCCGCGGGAGGGACCCTGACCGAGGACCGCACCGCCCACCTCTACTGGCGGCTCCTGGACGCGCTGGGCTTCGCTCCGGACGCGGAGAAGGTCGGCGGGCCCTGGCGCGAACTGGGCCGGGTCGACCTGACGGCCCCTGTCCTGACGCAGAGACTGGAGGGCTACCTCCACGCCCTCTTCGAGAGGTATGCCTGA
- a CDS encoding FAD-dependent oxidoreductase, translating to MPRPLRVAIVGAGPAGIYAADALLKSEAAVEPGVSIDLFERMPAPFGLIRYGVAPDHPRIKGIITALHQVLDKPQVRLFGNVDYPNDISLDELQSFYDAVIFSTGATADRALTIPGVDLDGSYGAADFVSWYDGHPDVPRTWPLEAEKVAVLGVGNVALDVARILAKTADELLPTEIPANVYDGLKANKALEVHVFGRRGPAQAKFSPMELRELDHSPNIEVIVNPEDIDYDDGSIATRRGNKQADMVAKTLENWAIRDIGERPHKLFLHFFESPTEILGEDGKVVGLRTERTELDGTGNVKGTGDFTDWDVQSVYRAVGYLSDELPKLPWDVESGTVPDEGGRVIEAGAHLQSTYVTGWIRRGPVGLIGHTKGDANETVANLLADHAEGRLSEPAAPAPEAVEAFLVERSVRYTTWEGWYRLDAAEKALGEPQGRERVKIVEREGMLDASGA from the coding sequence ATGCCTCGCCCTCTGCGGGTAGCAATCGTCGGTGCCGGCCCCGCCGGTATCTACGCCGCCGACGCGCTGCTGAAGTCCGAGGCAGCCGTCGAGCCCGGTGTGTCCATCGACCTCTTCGAACGGATGCCGGCGCCCTTCGGCCTGATCCGGTACGGCGTCGCCCCCGACCACCCCCGGATCAAGGGCATCATCACCGCCCTCCACCAGGTGCTCGACAAGCCGCAGGTGCGCCTCTTCGGGAACGTCGACTACCCGAACGACATCAGCCTCGACGAGCTGCAGTCCTTCTACGACGCCGTGATCTTCTCCACCGGTGCCACGGCCGACCGCGCGCTGACCATCCCGGGCGTCGACCTCGACGGTTCCTACGGCGCCGCCGACTTCGTTTCCTGGTACGACGGCCACCCGGACGTCCCGCGCACCTGGCCGCTGGAGGCCGAGAAGGTCGCCGTGCTCGGTGTCGGCAACGTCGCCCTCGACGTCGCGCGCATCCTGGCGAAGACGGCCGACGAGCTGCTGCCGACCGAAATCCCGGCGAACGTCTACGACGGCCTCAAGGCGAACAAGGCCCTGGAGGTCCACGTCTTCGGCCGCCGGGGTCCGGCGCAGGCCAAGTTCAGCCCCATGGAGCTCCGGGAGCTGGACCACTCGCCCAACATCGAGGTCATCGTCAACCCCGAGGACATCGACTACGACGACGGCTCCATAGCCACCCGCCGCGGCAACAAGCAGGCCGACATGGTCGCCAAGACCCTGGAGAACTGGGCGATCCGCGACATCGGCGAGCGCCCGCACAAGCTGTTCCTGCACTTCTTCGAGTCGCCCACCGAGATCCTCGGCGAGGACGGCAAGGTCGTCGGACTGCGCACCGAGCGCACCGAGCTGGACGGCACCGGCAACGTCAAGGGCACGGGCGACTTCACCGACTGGGACGTCCAGTCCGTCTACCGGGCCGTCGGCTACCTCTCCGACGAGCTGCCCAAGCTCCCCTGGGACGTGGAGTCCGGCACGGTCCCGGACGAGGGCGGCCGCGTGATCGAAGCCGGTGCCCACCTGCAGTCGACGTACGTCACCGGGTGGATCCGGCGCGGTCCGGTCGGCCTGATCGGCCACACCAAGGGTGACGCGAACGAGACGGTGGCGAACCTGCTCGCCGACCACGCGGAGGGCCGCCTGAGCGAACCGGCCGCCCCGGCTCCGGAGGCCGTCGAAGCCTTCCTCGTCGAGCGCAGCGTCCGCTACACCACCTGGGAGGGCTGGTACCGGCTGGACGCGGCCGAGAAGGCCCTCGGCGAGCCCCAGGGCCGCGAGCGCGTGAAGATCGTCGAGCGCGAGGGCATGCTCGACGCGAGCGGAGCGTAG